The Coffea arabica cultivar ET-39 chromosome 1e, Coffea Arabica ET-39 HiFi, whole genome shotgun sequence genome has a window encoding:
- the LOC113707493 gene encoding lysM domain receptor-like kinase 3: protein MTRIPPFPIQLLLLFSKQSQIPPHSHSQLKSLENKGNKTTFFPRHRRMCRSKMATDASEPIPTTPPHPTPRPVRTKPRTSPQATQSPRRPSPNSPFAKLPSSSPSTSGTFHSGSAPATGSGSDFRLNSSVGTTSASSRTSLSSLHLSLPEHAHIYDFSEIRSATNNFLAKRYSTSSSSSQSWRCELNGKDVIIFQRKIHQTIHESELRSKLSAICKSHHKCLIKLLGASISNDHIYLVYEFISGSNLSTCLRNPRNPDFTVLSTWMSRMQIATDLANGLNYIHTAAGFSISLVHKYVKSSGIIITEPSLNARICHFGAAELCSETERYERGEITEEELPELRRSGSRGRQFEGVRGYMSPEFKSTGLATQKSDVYAFGVVILELLSGEEPLKYKYDKASGDYRKISIIDSATEAVETGGEGNETVEGRLRRWVDKRLKDSFPVEVAEKLIRLVLECAHVDPNKRPDMRRVAGKISKLYLDSKMWSDRVRLPTDFSVSLAPR, encoded by the coding sequence ATGACTCGAATCCCTCCTTTTCCAATtcagcttcttcttcttttttctaaaCAATCCCAAATTCCACCCCATTCCCATTCCCAGCTTAAAAGCTTagaaaataaaggaaataaaaccacCTTCTTTCCTCGTCATCGTCGCATGTGTAGATCCAAAATGGCAACCGATGCCTCCGAACCCATCCCAACTACGCCACCCCATCCCACCCCACGTCCGGTCAGGACCAAACCCAGAACCTCCCCTCAAGCAACACAATCTCCCCGCCGCCCCTCCCCAAATTCTCCATTCGCTAAACTTCCTTCCTCCAGTCCCTCCACCAGCGGCACCTTTCATTCAGGTTCTGCCCCGGCCACCGGCTCCGGTTCTGATTTTCGACTAAATTCGTCGGTAGGCACAACCTCCGCTTCAAGCCGTACATCCCTCTCCAGCCTCCATCTCTCCCTCCCGGAACACGCCCATATTTATGATTTCTCCGAAATCCGTTCCGCCACCAACAATTTTCTCGCCAAACGCTACTCcacttcctcctcctcctcccagTCCTGGCGCTGCGAGCTCAACGGAAAAGACGTCATTATTTTTCAACGGAAAATCCATCAGACAATCCACGAATCTGAGCTGAGATCCAAATTATCGGCAATTTGTAAAAGCCATCATAAATGCTTAATCAAGCTCCTCGGAGCTTCCATTTCAAACGATCACATTTACTTAGTTTATGAATTTATCAGCGGCTCGAATCTTTCTACTTGTCTCCGAAATCCTAGAAACCCTGATTTCACCGTTCTTTCCACCTGGATGTCGCGAATGCAAATCGCCACGGATTTAGCTAACGGCTTGAATTATATCCACACCGCAGCCGGATTCAGCATAAGTTTGGTCCACAAGTACGTGAAGAGCAGCGGAATTATTATCACTGAGCCTTCCTTGAATGCCCGAATTTGCCATTTCGGAGCCGCCGAGCTATGCTCCGAGACGGAGAGATATGAAAGAGGTGAGATAACGGAAGAGGAGTTGCCGGAGCTGCGGAGGTCGGGGAGTAGGGGTAGGCAATTTGAAGGAGTGAGAGGATACATGTCGCCGGAGTTTAAGTCCACCGGCTTGGCGACGCAGAAGTCTGACGTGTACGCTTTTGGAGTGGTGATTCTGGAGCTTTTGTCCGGGGAGGAGCCGCTGAAGTATAAATATGATAAAGCGAGTGGAGATTATAGGAAGATTTCAATTATCGATTCAGCGACGGAGGCGGTGGAAACTGGCGGAGAGGGTAATGAAACGGTGGAGGGAAGGCTGAGACGGTGGGTGGATAAGCGGTTGAAGGATTCGTTCCCGGTGGAGGTGGCGGAGAAGTTAATCCGTCTGGTGTTGGAATGCGCACATGTGGATCCGAATAAGAGACCCGATATGCGACGGGTCGCGGGAAAAATATCCAAGCTTTATTTGGACTCGAAAATGTGGTCGGACCGGGTTAGACTTCCGACTGATTTCTCGGTGTCATTAGCGCCTCGTTGA
- the LOC113707508 gene encoding kiwellin has product MAKFVILSFLISLNILSFPSPGLAISSCNGPCQTLNDCDGQLICIGGKCNDDPDLGTHICGGSSPSGPSPQGNCSPTGSMTCSGETKPTYTCSPPVTSSTAAILTLNDFDVGGDGGAESECDGQYHKNSERIVALSTGWYAGGSRCGKMIRITASNGKSVTAKVVDECDSRNGCDKEHAFQPPCDNNIVDGSSAVWEALGLNEDDGRVPVTWSMA; this is encoded by the coding sequence ATGGCAAAATTTGTCATACTTTCCTTCTTGATTTCACTCAATATCTTATCTTTTCCTTCCCCAGGATTAGCCATCTCCTCATGCAATGGTCCATGCCAAACCTTAAATGATTGCGACGGCCAGTTAATTTGCATTGGAGGAAAATGTAACGACGATCCTGACCTTGGAACCCACATATGCGGCGGAAGCTCGCCTTCCGGGCCATCCCCTCAGGGCAATTGTAGCCCAACTGGCTCCATGACATGTTCAGGAGAGACTAAACCCACTTATACATGCTCTCCGCCGGTTACTAGCTCCACGGCGGCAATTCTTACGCTAAATGATTTTGACGTAGGTGGAGACGGCGGGGCTGAATCAGAATGTGACGGCCAATATCACAAAAATAGTGAAAGGATTGTTGCACTTTCCACTGGTTGGTATGCAGGAGGGTCGAGGTGTGGGAAAATGATAAGAATCACAGCCAGCAACGGGAAAAGCGTGACTGCAAAGGTTGTGGATGAATGCGACTCTAGAAATGGCTGTGATAAGGAGCACGCTTTCCAGCCACCTTGCGATAACAACATTGTTGATGGATCCAGTGCTGTGTGGGAAGCTTTAGGGCTTAACGAGGATGATGGAAGAGTACCAGTTACTTGGTCTATGGCATGA